In the Paenibacillus sp. FSL R7-0337 genome, CCTTAAGCAATCATTTGAACGATTATACCAAGGCTTATTTTGCAGAACACACTTTAAGCGATTTGAATCTCTATTACACCAAGCTCCCACCTGAGAGGATCGCGCCGCTCAGCCAAGTGGAGGGCATCCATAAGCTGGAGGGGCGGTATACCTTCAATGCCACAGAGACATTTGACGGTTACCGTTCGACACTTCGAATTCACTCCATCCCGGAGAGTAATGAAATTAACACGCTGGAGATGCTGGAGGGGGGACCTCCATCGGGGGCAAACGAGATTGTGCTGGATTCCCGTTATGCCGCAGAGCATGGCTACGGAGTTGGAGATCAAGTGACGATCCGCGTTCAAGACCAAGAGCTGACCTTCAGGATCAGCGGCTTAGGGGAGAATGTGGAGCACGCCAAAAAGAATGAGACACAGGATCATAAGCATGACGGCGTTGCTTACGTCAGCGAGGCGGCTATCCCTGAGGTCGCAGGCGCCTTCTTCTATAATGAACTGCTGGTGGATGCCAAGGAAGGCTACGATGTGGATCAAATCGGCAAGTCCATAGAGGAGAAATCCAAAGGGCTGCAGTATCTGGGCCAAGAGAGCAAGGAACGCTCGTTCAGCTACTCGCGCCTGAAGGCTACGCTCCATAATAACGGGTTAATGAGCAAGGTCATTCCTCTGGTGCTCTTCCTGATCGAAGCGATTATCCTATTCCTGGCCATGTCCAGAATAATTGATTCCCAGCGGAATCAGGTCGGCATTATGAAGGCACTCGGTGTGAGCCGAAGCAGCATCATGCTTCATTATATGGGCTATCCCGTGCTGGTTGGAGTAGCTGGTTCGATTCTGGGATATATCCTGTCTGCGGCTGTATTTGTGCCCCTTATCGCGGTATCGAATGCCAGGTCCTTCACACTGCCGGGTATTCAATTTGACCTGTCGGTTGGATTGATCTTTCCGCCCATGCTCGTCTCCAGCCTGTTCGGCATGTTCGCTTGTTATTTCAGCGGAAGAAGCCTGTTGAAGGAAAGTGCGTCACGGGCCATGCGCCCCAAGCCGCCCAGATCCATACAACCTATACTCATCGAGAGAATTCCGGGGCTCTGGGGATGGTTGCCGTACAGGTACAAGCTGATTTTGCGGAATATTTTTCTGAACAAGGTTAAGGTTCTGGCAAGCTCGGTCGGGGTGATGGTCAGTACAGTGCTGTTAATAACGGCCTTTGGCACCCAAGCTTCCCTGCAAAAGGTAGCCGGCCAGTTCAGGCAAGTGTACAGCTATGACCTTCGTGTCGATTATAAAGCGGGGGAGGCCATGGCGGGACAGTCTCTTCCTTCAGGCATCAAAAGCCATTATGCGTTGTCCGCCTTCCCCATTGAGCTGAACAAGAACCAGCAGTCCGAAAAAGCGGAGCTGAGGGTCACGGAACCGGATAACAGACTCATTCATTTCTATGATGACAAAGACCATCGCCTGCAACTGGAGGACCACGGTGTACTGGTGCCCCAATCGTATGCTGACCATTATAGTATTGCGAAAGGGGATACCATAAATATTGCATTTACTGCGCCTGAGCTGGATAACAAGACGGTAGAGATGAAGGTGCTCGGTATTTCTACACAATACTCAAGCCCGGCCTTTTATATCACGCCAGACTATTTGGCAAGCTTCGGGATCGTGTACAAACCGTCCGCCCTGCTGGTGGAAGCGGATTCTCCGGGAGCTCTAACCGGTATTCGGAGCGGGTTCGGGAAAGATCCCAGGGTGGAAGCAATATCAGGCAAGGATGAGCTGGAGAAGGAAGGCCGTTATATTTTGCAGCAGAACAGCTTTGTCTTTATTATGTTTATTGTTTGCGCGGTGATCCTGTCCTTTGGCGCGATCTACACGATCTCGTCGATCAATATGTATGAGCGGAACCGCGAGCTGGCGACGCTCAAGGTATTAGGCTATTTCAGAAATCAGATCAACCGGCTTATTTTCATGGAAAATATATTCATCACTACGGTGGCAGTCATAGTCGCCCTCTCCATTTCCGGTTATGTGTATGAACTGGTCGTAAAAGCGTTATCCAGCACTCACCAGCAAATCCCGGATCAATTAGGCCTTGCCAGTCTCTTGATGTCGGTGGTGGTTGCGTTCGCGCTTACCCTTATGGCTAATCTGCTGCTTAGACGTAAGGTGACCCGGATCAATATGATCGAATCGCTGAAGGGCCTGGAATAGCGGAGTTCCGAACCCCAAACCGGATATGCTATAGTGAGGATAATGAAGCGGATACAGGGGGCTGGAGGATGTTCTTTTTCATTGTAATGCTTGTAGGTTTCGGTGTGTTCACAGCGCTTGCCTATATATTCAACGCGAAGCATAAGATCATAATGCCGCTTGTCAGCGCGTTGGCGGTCAGTATGCTGGTGCAGGTGCTGGAGCAATTCTACATGAGCAGCATTATTATTGTGGCGTTCATTCTGTATTTCATCATAAGCAGCATCAGGACCTTCAAGCATGAACAGTTCCAGTTAATGGTGGCGATTCTTTTCAGCACATCCGTCGTCACTCTCATCATAACCTCAACCTACTTCAAGCAGCCTGTGGCTCCCTCCGAAGAGGAGATGGTCAGGGTGATGTTCATCTATTACCCGCTGCTGATTCTATTTATCTCCTGCTATGTCTACATGCTGCTTAGCGTGTTCAATTTCAAGCTGCTGCAGTCCGGGAACCCGCTCGGGTATATGATGGGCAAGGTGCGCGGCTTCAGGCGTATGGTCCGTCTGCTGTGGATCGCTTCTCGCAAAGGGCTGAACCATCTGCTCCAGCAGGATCATGCGAAGCTGCCGCACGTGATAGCTGCCGTTCTGGATAACATGGGCGGGGTCTTCGTGAAGTTCGGACAAGTCTTATCGACCAAAAAGGACATGCTCCCGGCACAATACATCGAGGCGTTCTCCAGCCTGCATGACCAGGTTAAGCCACTCAGCCGGAAGGAGCTGAAGGAGATCATCGACAGCAGAATCGGCGATCTGGAGGAGACGTATGAAGACTTCGGGATGGAACCCATTGCTGCGGCTTCGATCGGTCAGGTGCATCTGGCGCGGCTGAAGTCCACAGGCGAGAAGGTGGTTGTCAAAATCCTGCGTCCGGATGTGAAGCAGAAGATGAGCGTAGATCTGGACTTATTAATCCAATTCGTGACCCGGCTCTCCGAGCGCTCCTCCAAAATTAAAAGACTCGGCTTAATTCAGCTCGCCCAAGGCTTTAAAACGAATCTGATCGAAGAGACAGATTTTGATATTGAAGCGCTGAATACCAACCTGCTGCGCCAAGCGTTCCAGGAACACGATATTCCGATACAAGTGCCGAAGATCTACGCCGAGTACTCGACCAAGCAGATTCTGACCATGGAATATATTGAAGGACAGCGGTTCACCCGGAAGGTGACCAATGATGTATCGGAAATGATCATGCACGCATTCCTGCAGCAGATTCTGATGATCGGCATCTTCCACGCCGACCCGCATCCCGGTAACCTGATGCTGACCCGGGACGGGGAAGTCGCACTGATTGACTTCGGCTCCGTGGGTTATCTGACAGAGGAAGAGCGGGCAGGGATGCTCAACTTCCTGATGGGCTACAGCCGGAAGGAGACGAAGCAGATGGCCCAGGGCCTGGCTGGGGTCTGTGAAGAAGGGGAGCAATTAGATGTGAAAATGATCGAGCGGCGCCTCGGCAGACTTTTATCCGAAGCCTCCTTCTCCCCTGATCCTACCAGTGTCATGATGAGGCGGCTGATGTCGATGATTACTGACCTGGGTATGTCCTTGAAGCCGACGGTGGCCGGGGCCTTCCGGGCGATTATTACCGTGGACGGAACCTTGTCCTCAGTAGATGAGTCGTACTCTTTATCCGCAGCGAGCCAGTCCTTCGCAGAACAGATGGATACGGGAGAGATCGTCAAGGAACAGTTCAACAAGGTGAAGGGGCGGCTGGAGGACTATATCCCGAAGCTGCTGGAGCTGCCGCTGCTGAAGGAGAACCGGATTACGCTGGCGCGTGAGGACAATCATAGTCTGACGGATTTCGTAGGGACGCTGACGGTAGGGATATTCACGGTGATCTGTATGGTGATTATGCTGGCAAGCTTCTGGGTGCAGGGGGAGATCATGCGG is a window encoding:
- a CDS encoding AarF/ABC1/UbiB kinase family protein is translated as MFFFIVMLVGFGVFTALAYIFNAKHKIIMPLVSALAVSMLVQVLEQFYMSSIIIVAFILYFIISSIRTFKHEQFQLMVAILFSTSVVTLIITSTYFKQPVAPSEEEMVRVMFIYYPLLILFISCYVYMLLSVFNFKLLQSGNPLGYMMGKVRGFRRMVRLLWIASRKGLNHLLQQDHAKLPHVIAAVLDNMGGVFVKFGQVLSTKKDMLPAQYIEAFSSLHDQVKPLSRKELKEIIDSRIGDLEETYEDFGMEPIAAASIGQVHLARLKSTGEKVVVKILRPDVKQKMSVDLDLLIQFVTRLSERSSKIKRLGLIQLAQGFKTNLIEETDFDIEALNTNLLRQAFQEHDIPIQVPKIYAEYSTKQILTMEYIEGQRFTRKVTNDVSEMIMHAFLQQILMIGIFHADPHPGNLMLTRDGEVALIDFGSVGYLTEEERAGMLNFLMGYSRKETKQMAQGLAGVCEEGEQLDVKMIERRLGRLLSEASFSPDPTSVMMRRLMSMITDLGMSLKPTVAGAFRAIITVDGTLSSVDESYSLSAASQSFAEQMDTGEIVKEQFNKVKGRLEDYIPKLLELPLLKENRITLAREDNHSLTDFVGTLTVGIFTVICMVIMLASFWVQGEIMRFVLAPLSMSGFGTGMIILMISVIKQLKPKS
- a CDS encoding ABC transporter permease, which translates into the protein MKLLFKLLRDIRQSPGQFFSFVLIVAVGAFFYTGLATLSNHLNDYTKAYFAEHTLSDLNLYYTKLPPERIAPLSQVEGIHKLEGRYTFNATETFDGYRSTLRIHSIPESNEINTLEMLEGGPPSGANEIVLDSRYAAEHGYGVGDQVTIRVQDQELTFRISGLGENVEHAKKNETQDHKHDGVAYVSEAAIPEVAGAFFYNELLVDAKEGYDVDQIGKSIEEKSKGLQYLGQESKERSFSYSRLKATLHNNGLMSKVIPLVLFLIEAIILFLAMSRIIDSQRNQVGIMKALGVSRSSIMLHYMGYPVLVGVAGSILGYILSAAVFVPLIAVSNARSFTLPGIQFDLSVGLIFPPMLVSSLFGMFACYFSGRSLLKESASRAMRPKPPRSIQPILIERIPGLWGWLPYRYKLILRNIFLNKVKVLASSVGVMVSTVLLITAFGTQASLQKVAGQFRQVYSYDLRVDYKAGEAMAGQSLPSGIKSHYALSAFPIELNKNQQSEKAELRVTEPDNRLIHFYDDKDHRLQLEDHGVLVPQSYADHYSIAKGDTINIAFTAPELDNKTVEMKVLGISTQYSSPAFYITPDYLASFGIVYKPSALLVEADSPGALTGIRSGFGKDPRVEAISGKDELEKEGRYILQQNSFVFIMFIVCAVILSFGAIYTISSINMYERNRELATLKVLGYFRNQINRLIFMENIFITTVAVIVALSISGYVYELVVKALSSTHQQIPDQLGLASLLMSVVVAFALTLMANLLLRRKVTRINMIESLKGLE